The Pocillopora verrucosa isolate sample1 chromosome 2, ASM3666991v2, whole genome shotgun sequence genome has a segment encoding these proteins:
- the LOC131795202 gene encoding counting factor associated protein D, which yields MPYGRAVWVCFMIVGYLKCIGSTPVEKETQGGSKSEQEGKPGPDLRSLHFPAEYHATGVLSLPTSNINEPFEVWHSQAYDKSRIDYYHGEVKTFQRGDLGRHGMFFKIVPKYSYKRHKNDRHFLGCWKRYGSKSRKAKAQSVLPCNTAWPFKSRLEDFKYEGDAVINGKECTKWSYNVTVFERNNSYLFYATKTNPPKPVYFEMNGYDTLLVSYYDKYTIHYHSFEEWDYDPDDDPDVLEIPHLHHDKWCWNIDKRSRDSDGASMSLNPMGEFAMLHHEEDPVDRDFHDFRKKHKRDYKDKIEHQQRKHIFRHNLRYIRSMNMKGNSYHLTVNHFADLTNEEFDNHKGLMPGDGGYGSRDVDDAYDDQEYDDDTVERREKIKKKKSRYGHVPVELDWRKYGAVLPPKGQGTCGSCWAFAAAGAVEGANFIQTGKLVDLSEQQLLDCTWATPGATHGNNGCLGGWTWKAFSWIKKFGIATAKSYGHYRGQEGYCKTKGLKIGARIHSYRRVKRYNEEALKKALAYHGPATISINANPKALKFYSHGVLDDITCNNKTDHAVLLVGYGTENGVPYWLIKNSWSHNWGDSGFIKIRHGLCGVEKRPFVVLNKGRRPLPWKLEEKANKEKETLLKKKLREEMEAKAARHNTKDEYKIVRKDAIEDPDFRDIEDDEYVDDVDLW from the exons ATGCCTTATGGAAGAGCGGTTTGGGTTTGTTTCATGATCGTTGGTTACTTGAAATGCATCGGGAGTACACCTGTCGAAAAAGAGACGCAGGGTGGTAGCAAATCGGAACAAGAGGGCAAACCTGGTCCTGATTTACGAAGTTTGCATTTTCCCGCGGAGTATCATGCAACGGGTGTCTTGTCGCTTCCCACAAGCAACATTAACGAGCCTTTTGAGGTTTGGCACAGCCAGGCTTACGACAAGAGCCGAATAGATTACTATCATG GTGAAGTGAAAACGTTTCAAAGAGGAGATTTAGGAAGACATGGAATGTTCTTTAAAATCGTCCCAAAGTACTCTTACAAGCGTCATAAGAATGATCGCCATTTTCTGGGATGTTGGAAGAGGTATGGGTCCAAGTCTCGCAAGGCTAAGGCCCAGTCTGTTCTGCCGTGTAACACGGCTTGGCCCTTCAAGTCTCGTCTGGAAGACTTCAAG tatgAGGGTGATGCTGTTATCAATGGAAAAGAATGCACCAAGTGGAGTTACAACGTGACCGTATTTGAACGCAACAACTCGTACTTGTTTTACGCAACGAAGACCAACCCACCCAAACCTGTGTACTTTGAAATGAACGGCTACGATACTCTGTTGGTGTCGTACTACGACAAGTATACGATTCATTATCACAGTTTTGAGGAGTGGGATTATGATCCGGATGATGATCCGGATGTCTTAGAGATTCCACATT TGCACCATGACAAGTGGTGCTGGAACATTGACAAGAGGTCACGTGACAGTGACGGTGCCTCTATGTCCCTGAACCCTATGGGAGAGTTCGCCATGCTCCACCATGAGGAGGACCCTGTGGATAGAGATTTTCACGATTTTCGTAAGAAACACAAGAGAGATTACAAGGACAAGATTGAGCATCAACAAAGGAAACACATATTTAGACACAATTTAAG ATACATTCGTTCGATGAACATGAAAGGCAACTCGTATCATTTAACTGTGAATCACTTTGCTGACCTGACGAATGAAGAATTTGATAATCACAAAGGACTCATGCCGGGAGATGGAGGTTACGGATCACGTGACGTCGATGACGCCTATGACGATCAAGAGTACGATGACGATACCGTTGAACGGCGGGAAAAaatcaagaagaagaaaagtagATATGGTCATGTTCCTGTTGAACTGGACTGGAGGAAATATG GTGCTGTTCTTCCTCCAAAAGGCCAGGGGACATGTGGCTCCTGTTGGGCTTTTGCTGCAGCTGGTGCAGTGGAAGGTGCCAATTTCATTCAG ACTGGTAAATTGGTTGATTTGTCAGAGCAGCAACTCCTGGACTGCACATGGGCCACACCTGGTGCCACGCATGGCAACAACGGTTGTCTTGGAGGCTGGACTTGGAAGGCGTTTTCTTGGATCAAGAAGTTTGGTATTGCTACAGCTAAAAGTTACGGACATTACCGGGGACAG GAAGGGTATTGTAAAACCAAGGGACTGAAAATTGGAGCTAGAATTCACAGTTATAGAAGAGTCAAACGCTACAACGAGGAAGCGCTTAAGAAAGCATTGGCTTACCATGGCCCAGCCACCATTTCTATCAATGCAAATCCTAAAGCTTTAAAATTCTACAGTCATGGCGTCTTAGACGATATCACATGTA aTAATAAAACCGATCATGCCGTGTTATTGGTCGGGTATGGCACCGAAAACGGGGTTCCTTATTGGCTCATTAAAAACTCTTGGTCCCATAACTGGGGAGATAGTGGATTTATCAAAATCAGACATGGACTTTGTGGAGTAGAAAAGAGACCTTTTGTTGTACTGAACAAGGGACGTAGGCCTTTACCCTGGAAACTTGAAGAAAAGGCaaacaaagagaaggaaacttTATTGAAGAAAAAGTTACGAGAGGAAATGGAGGCTAAAGCAGCGAGACACAACACAAAAGATGAATATAAAATTGTTCGAAAAGACGCAATAGAAGATCCTGATTTCAGGGATATAGAAGATGACGAATATGTGGACGATGTAGACCTTTGGTGA
- the LOC131795194 gene encoding counting factor associated protein D, whose protein sequence is MCNGHFIANAAVFWIIFTIVLFCNRNEGQHYFFEEINQLKSNFDPDQEETDKDLTGVLEPVITFENATLLQDDDQEENKSLLEKITFPEFYHAQGIISLPYDGIIEPFEAWYGGRHKMSRIDYYYGMDKTFQRGDLMPYGALVKLVPAHWKKGDDLDENTQSCWYRPGFRWSPEKGQNVVPKNLKKFKYVGEEIHSGMPVYKLQRTATVYKKNNTYTLYVTKEKPYRPVRYVMHGYDTLLHSFYDHYVVDYLSFHKWDFDFNIMKIPKGASCKKKIQKMKSRYHFNPMAEFMHENFEDGEVEQMFEEFKRTHKKSYDDPTEHEQRKHIFRHNMRFISSKNRAALNFTLAPNELSDVTDDEFEMYKGLLIDPGGGDDETLKKQEIPEARFNTPDTPLPKCLDWREYGAVTPAKAQGLCGSCWTFSSTGPIEGAYAIQTGKLMDVSEQQLMDCSWGFGNSGCRGGYSWKALVWAKRHGVASSSSYGRYLAQEGFCHCAKEDGCDVVKFKRVVTVKKKDAEALKHGLAKFGPASIAISASRKTLKFYNSGIYDDEDCSTQTNHGVVVVGYGEENGTPYWIVKNSWGKFWGEEGFVKIAMKDNLCGVLTNEPIFVTMNETLDDAGESYPFMRMKKQSFVDVEKKLNVTALKLSPFDYKRSRTRFEELAKEPDKRTFS, encoded by the exons ATGTGTAACGGACACTTCATCGCTAATGCTGCAGTATTCTGGATTATATTCACAATCGTCTTATTTTGCAACCGAAACGAAGGACAGCACTACTTTTTCGAAGAAATCAATCAACTGAAAAGCAACTTTGACCCTGATCAGGAAGAAACCGACAAAGACCTCACGGGTGTTTTAGAACCTGTGATCACGTTCGAGAATGCAACTCTACTTCAAGATGACGatcaagaagaaaataaatcacTGCTAGAAAAGATCACGTTTCCCGAGTTCTATCATGCCCAGGGAATCATTTCCCTGCCTTATGACGGGATCATTGAGCCGTTCGAAGCATGGTATGGTGGCCGACATAAAATGAGTCGCATCGACTACTACTACG GGATGGACAAGACATTCCAGAGAGGGGACCTTATGCCGTATGGGGCCCTGGTTAAGTTAGTGCCAGCTCACTGGAAGAAAGGAGATGATCTCGATGAAAACACACAGAGCTGCTGGTACAGGCCCGGATTTCGATGGTCTCCAGAGAAGGGTCAAAATGTTGTCCcgaagaatttgaaaaaattcaag TACGTAGGCGAGGAAATCCACAGTGGAATGCCTGTTTATAAGCTACAACGCACTGCAACTGTGTACAAGAAGAACAACACTTACACACTGTACgtgacaaaagaaaaaccatACAGACCTGTGCGTTACGTTATGCACGGATATGACACTCTTCTGCACTCATTTTATGATCATTACGTCGTGGATTACCTCTCTTTCCATAAATGGGACTTTGACTTTAATATCATGAAAATCCCAAAAG GAGCCTCTTGCAAAAAGAAGATTCAAAAGATGAAATCAAGATACCACTTTAACCCCATGGCAGAGTTTATGCATGAAAACTTTGAAGATGGGGAGGTGGAACAAATGTTTGAAGAATTTAAGAGAACACACAAGAAATCCTACGACGATCCTACAGAACATGAACAGAGGAAACACATCTTTCGACATAACATGAG ATTTATAAGCTCAAAGAACAGAGCCGCTTTGAACTTCACGTTGGCGCCGAATGAACTAAGCGACGTCACAGACGACGAATTTGAAATGTACAAAGGTCTGTTAATTGATCCTGGCGGGGGTGATGACGAGACACTAAAGAAACAGGAGATACCAGAGGCAAGATTTAACACTCCCGATACACCACTACCCAAGTGTCTCGACTGGCGTGAATACG gtGCAGTGACCCCTGCCAAAGCACAAGGCCTGTGTGGTTCATGTTGGACTTTTTCTTCCACTGGACCAATAGAGGGAGCTTATGCAATCCAG ACCGGAAAACTTATGGACGTGTCAGAACAGCAGCTGATGGACTGTAGCTGGGGGTTTGGTAACAGTGGCTGTCGAGGAGGTTACTCATGGAAAGCTCTCGTCTGGGCCAAGAGGCACGGAGTTGCCTCTAGTAGCAGCTATGGCAGGTACCTTGCTCAG GAGGGATTCTGCCATTGTGCCAAAGAAGACGGTTGTGATGTGGTGAAATTCAAGCGAGTGGTGACTGTGAAGAAAAAAGACGCAGAGGCGTTGAAACATGGCCTAGCCAAGTTTGGTCCGGCGTCCATCGCTATCAGCGCCAGTCGAAAAACTTTGAAGTTTTACAACTCTGGCATTTATGATGATGAGGATTGCA GCACTCAAACAAATCATGGTGTTGTAGTAGTTGGTTACGGTGAAGAAAATGGTACCCCTTACTGGATAGTGAAGAATTCGTGGGGAAAATTTTGGGGCGAAGAGGGATTTGTTAAGATTGCTATGAAAGACAACTTATGCGGTGTCCTTACCAACGAGCCTATATTTGTAACCATGAACGAAACCCTTGATGACGCGGGTGAATCTTATCCATTCATGAGGATGAAAAAACAGAGTTTTGTGGatgtggaaaaaaaactcaacgTAACTGCTTTAAAACTTTCGCCATTTGATTACAAGAGATCAAGAACACGATTTGAAGAGCTTGCTAAGGAGCCAGATAAAAGGACATTCTCTTAA